The following proteins are encoded in a genomic region of Brachypodium distachyon strain Bd21 chromosome 1, Brachypodium_distachyon_v3.0, whole genome shotgun sequence:
- the LOC100845550 gene encoding O-fucosyltransferase 8 isoform X1, translated as MDASCVVVGPACEARVGATNIGRPRQQGKARGVAGVSSWHLRVFAVVVGFLGCLLLAASLLMSAVHQMQFRSGAISMSFRGLQELKQNFARKEQAEQIMHARLLEMATSDSTKNESDGESFELWEEPYKQAHKWKPCAAKHSLADEGPSENNNGFILVSANGGLNQQRVAVCNAVVVAKLLNATLVIPRFLYSSVWKDKSQFGDIYQEDYFVNYMKSDVQIVKDLPPHLQSLDLEAIGSQMTDSDIRKEAEPSEFINLALPVLRKNGLVHFLGFGNRLGFDSVPAHLQRLRCRCNFHALKFAPEIQRLGSVLVQRLRGVSAMQTEMDKQLFGGNMLDGATTAGGGLPSRFVALHMRFEVDMVAYSLCEFGGGEEERRELQAFRETHFPALATRLRNTTVSPEEQRSLGRCPLTPEEAGLILSGLGYDHRTFLYVAGSRIYGGATRLRPLTRLYPNLVTKDDILSSDELAPFKNFSSRLAALDFIACASSDVFAVTDSGSQLSSLVSGYRVYHGRGRAPTLHPNRKRYAQILSEEGGIEWGGFQKRVRIMVDEYKRVRARPRGRSAYRQPRTPGCMCRASGDGSIDF; from the exons ATGGATGCCTCTTGCGTTGTCGTCGGCCCGGCCTGCGAGGCGAGGGTCGGCGCGACCAACATCGGGAGGCCGCGGCAGCAGGGCAAGGCGAGGGGCGTCGCCGGCGTCTCGTCGTGGCACCTCAGGGTGTTCGCCGTGGTGGTCGGGTTCCTGGGCTGCCTCCtgctcgccgcctccctcctcatGTCCGCGGTTCATCAGATGCAGTTCCGGAGCGGCGCCATCTCCATGAGCTTCAGGGGCCTTCAG GAGCTCAAGCAGAATTTTGCAAGGAAGGAACAGGCCGAGCAGATAATGCATGCAAGGCTTCTCGAGATGGCAACTTCAGACAGCACAAAG AACGAGTCTGATGGTGAAAGTTTCGAATTATGGGAAGAACCCTACAAGCAGGCGCACAAATGGAAACCATGTGCTGCCAAACACAGCTTGGCCGATGAAG GGCCTAGCGAGAACAACAACGGCTTCATTCTGGTCAGTGCAAATGGCGGTCTCAACCAACAGCGCGTGGCG GTGTGCAATGCTGTTGTCGTTGCAAAGCTGCTTAATGCCACACTAGTGATTCCCCGGTTTCTTTACAGCAGTGTCTGGAAGGACAAAAG TCAGTTCGGTGACATTTACCAGGAAGACTACTTCGTGAACTACATGAAGAGTGACGTGCAAATTGTGAAAGATTTACCACCCCATCTCCAGTCTCTAGATCTAGAAGCGATCGGTAGCCAA ATGACTGATAGTGACATCCGTAAGGAGGCTGAACCGTCTGAATTCATCAACTTGGCACTTCCTGTTCTTCGGAAAAACGGCCTAGTTCATTTCCTCGGATTTGGAAACCGGCTCGGGTTCGACTCGGTTCCTGCCCATCTGCAG AGGTTGCGATGCAGATGCAATTTCCATGCTCTCAAGTTCGCCCCTGAAATCCAGAGACTGGGCTCTGTGCTGGTCCAGCGGCTACGGGGAGTGAGCGCGATGCAGACGGAGATGGACAAGCAGCTGTTCGGAGGCAACATGCTCGACGGCGCCaccacggccggcggcggcttgccAAGCAGGTTCGTTGCTCTGCACATGAGGTTCGAGGTGGACATGGTGGCCTACTCCCTCTGCGaattcggcggcggcgaagaggagCGGAGGGAGCTGCAGGCGTTCAGGGAAACTCATTTCCCGGCCCTCGCCACGCGCCTCCGGAACAC CACGGTGTCaccggaggagcagcgcagcCTGGGGAGGTGCCCGCTGACGCCTGAAGAAGCCGGGCTTATCCTCTCCGGGCTCGGCTACGACCACCGGACGTTCCTCTACGTGGCCGGGTCTCGGATATACGGCGGCGCGACACGGCTGCGCCCTCTCACGCGGCTGTACCCGAATCTGGTCACCAAAGATGACATCCTCTCCTCGGACGAGCTAGCTCCATTCAAAAACTTCTCTTCCCGG CTGGCAGCGCTGGACTTCATCGCGTGCGCGTCGTCGGACGTCTTCGCGGTGACGGACTCCGGCAGCCAGCTGTCGTCGCTCGTGTCGGGGTACCGCGTGTACCACGGCAGGGGCCGGGCGCCGACGCTGCACCCGAACCGGAAGCGGTACGCGCAGATCCTGTCGGAGGAAGGCGGCATCGAGTGGGGCGGGTTCCAGAAGAGGGTGAGGATCATGGTGGACGAGTACAAGCGGGTCCGGGCCCGGCCAAGGGGCCGGAGCGCCTACCGGCAGCCCAGGACGCCCGGGTGCATGTGCAGGGccagcggcgacggcagcaTCGATTTCTGA
- the LOC100845550 gene encoding O-fucosyltransferase 8 isoform X2: protein MDASCVVVGPACEARVGATNIGRPRQQGKARGVAGVSSWHLRVFAVVVGFLGCLLLAASLLMSAVHQMQFRSGAISMSFRGLQLKQNFARKEQAEQIMHARLLEMATSDSTKNESDGESFELWEEPYKQAHKWKPCAAKHSLADEGPSENNNGFILVSANGGLNQQRVAVCNAVVVAKLLNATLVIPRFLYSSVWKDKSQFGDIYQEDYFVNYMKSDVQIVKDLPPHLQSLDLEAIGSQMTDSDIRKEAEPSEFINLALPVLRKNGLVHFLGFGNRLGFDSVPAHLQRLRCRCNFHALKFAPEIQRLGSVLVQRLRGVSAMQTEMDKQLFGGNMLDGATTAGGGLPSRFVALHMRFEVDMVAYSLCEFGGGEEERRELQAFRETHFPALATRLRNTTVSPEEQRSLGRCPLTPEEAGLILSGLGYDHRTFLYVAGSRIYGGATRLRPLTRLYPNLVTKDDILSSDELAPFKNFSSRLAALDFIACASSDVFAVTDSGSQLSSLVSGYRVYHGRGRAPTLHPNRKRYAQILSEEGGIEWGGFQKRVRIMVDEYKRVRARPRGRSAYRQPRTPGCMCRASGDGSIDF, encoded by the exons ATGGATGCCTCTTGCGTTGTCGTCGGCCCGGCCTGCGAGGCGAGGGTCGGCGCGACCAACATCGGGAGGCCGCGGCAGCAGGGCAAGGCGAGGGGCGTCGCCGGCGTCTCGTCGTGGCACCTCAGGGTGTTCGCCGTGGTGGTCGGGTTCCTGGGCTGCCTCCtgctcgccgcctccctcctcatGTCCGCGGTTCATCAGATGCAGTTCCGGAGCGGCGCCATCTCCATGAGCTTCAGGGGCCTTCAG CTCAAGCAGAATTTTGCAAGGAAGGAACAGGCCGAGCAGATAATGCATGCAAGGCTTCTCGAGATGGCAACTTCAGACAGCACAAAG AACGAGTCTGATGGTGAAAGTTTCGAATTATGGGAAGAACCCTACAAGCAGGCGCACAAATGGAAACCATGTGCTGCCAAACACAGCTTGGCCGATGAAG GGCCTAGCGAGAACAACAACGGCTTCATTCTGGTCAGTGCAAATGGCGGTCTCAACCAACAGCGCGTGGCG GTGTGCAATGCTGTTGTCGTTGCAAAGCTGCTTAATGCCACACTAGTGATTCCCCGGTTTCTTTACAGCAGTGTCTGGAAGGACAAAAG TCAGTTCGGTGACATTTACCAGGAAGACTACTTCGTGAACTACATGAAGAGTGACGTGCAAATTGTGAAAGATTTACCACCCCATCTCCAGTCTCTAGATCTAGAAGCGATCGGTAGCCAA ATGACTGATAGTGACATCCGTAAGGAGGCTGAACCGTCTGAATTCATCAACTTGGCACTTCCTGTTCTTCGGAAAAACGGCCTAGTTCATTTCCTCGGATTTGGAAACCGGCTCGGGTTCGACTCGGTTCCTGCCCATCTGCAG AGGTTGCGATGCAGATGCAATTTCCATGCTCTCAAGTTCGCCCCTGAAATCCAGAGACTGGGCTCTGTGCTGGTCCAGCGGCTACGGGGAGTGAGCGCGATGCAGACGGAGATGGACAAGCAGCTGTTCGGAGGCAACATGCTCGACGGCGCCaccacggccggcggcggcttgccAAGCAGGTTCGTTGCTCTGCACATGAGGTTCGAGGTGGACATGGTGGCCTACTCCCTCTGCGaattcggcggcggcgaagaggagCGGAGGGAGCTGCAGGCGTTCAGGGAAACTCATTTCCCGGCCCTCGCCACGCGCCTCCGGAACAC CACGGTGTCaccggaggagcagcgcagcCTGGGGAGGTGCCCGCTGACGCCTGAAGAAGCCGGGCTTATCCTCTCCGGGCTCGGCTACGACCACCGGACGTTCCTCTACGTGGCCGGGTCTCGGATATACGGCGGCGCGACACGGCTGCGCCCTCTCACGCGGCTGTACCCGAATCTGGTCACCAAAGATGACATCCTCTCCTCGGACGAGCTAGCTCCATTCAAAAACTTCTCTTCCCGG CTGGCAGCGCTGGACTTCATCGCGTGCGCGTCGTCGGACGTCTTCGCGGTGACGGACTCCGGCAGCCAGCTGTCGTCGCTCGTGTCGGGGTACCGCGTGTACCACGGCAGGGGCCGGGCGCCGACGCTGCACCCGAACCGGAAGCGGTACGCGCAGATCCTGTCGGAGGAAGGCGGCATCGAGTGGGGCGGGTTCCAGAAGAGGGTGAGGATCATGGTGGACGAGTACAAGCGGGTCCGGGCCCGGCCAAGGGGCCGGAGCGCCTACCGGCAGCCCAGGACGCCCGGGTGCATGTGCAGGGccagcggcgacggcagcaTCGATTTCTGA
- the LOC100845550 gene encoding O-fucosyltransferase 8 isoform X3 has product MDASCVVVGPACEARVGATNIGRPRQQGKARGVAGVSSWHLRVFAVVVGFLGCLLLAASLLMSAVHQMQFRSGAISMSFRGLQNFARKEQAEQIMHARLLEMATSDSTKNESDGESFELWEEPYKQAHKWKPCAAKHSLADEGPSENNNGFILVSANGGLNQQRVAVCNAVVVAKLLNATLVIPRFLYSSVWKDKSQFGDIYQEDYFVNYMKSDVQIVKDLPPHLQSLDLEAIGSQMTDSDIRKEAEPSEFINLALPVLRKNGLVHFLGFGNRLGFDSVPAHLQRLRCRCNFHALKFAPEIQRLGSVLVQRLRGVSAMQTEMDKQLFGGNMLDGATTAGGGLPSRFVALHMRFEVDMVAYSLCEFGGGEEERRELQAFRETHFPALATRLRNTTVSPEEQRSLGRCPLTPEEAGLILSGLGYDHRTFLYVAGSRIYGGATRLRPLTRLYPNLVTKDDILSSDELAPFKNFSSRLAALDFIACASSDVFAVTDSGSQLSSLVSGYRVYHGRGRAPTLHPNRKRYAQILSEEGGIEWGGFQKRVRIMVDEYKRVRARPRGRSAYRQPRTPGCMCRASGDGSIDF; this is encoded by the exons ATGGATGCCTCTTGCGTTGTCGTCGGCCCGGCCTGCGAGGCGAGGGTCGGCGCGACCAACATCGGGAGGCCGCGGCAGCAGGGCAAGGCGAGGGGCGTCGCCGGCGTCTCGTCGTGGCACCTCAGGGTGTTCGCCGTGGTGGTCGGGTTCCTGGGCTGCCTCCtgctcgccgcctccctcctcatGTCCGCGGTTCATCAGATGCAGTTCCGGAGCGGCGCCATCTCCATGAGCTTCAGGGGCCTTCAG AATTTTGCAAGGAAGGAACAGGCCGAGCAGATAATGCATGCAAGGCTTCTCGAGATGGCAACTTCAGACAGCACAAAG AACGAGTCTGATGGTGAAAGTTTCGAATTATGGGAAGAACCCTACAAGCAGGCGCACAAATGGAAACCATGTGCTGCCAAACACAGCTTGGCCGATGAAG GGCCTAGCGAGAACAACAACGGCTTCATTCTGGTCAGTGCAAATGGCGGTCTCAACCAACAGCGCGTGGCG GTGTGCAATGCTGTTGTCGTTGCAAAGCTGCTTAATGCCACACTAGTGATTCCCCGGTTTCTTTACAGCAGTGTCTGGAAGGACAAAAG TCAGTTCGGTGACATTTACCAGGAAGACTACTTCGTGAACTACATGAAGAGTGACGTGCAAATTGTGAAAGATTTACCACCCCATCTCCAGTCTCTAGATCTAGAAGCGATCGGTAGCCAA ATGACTGATAGTGACATCCGTAAGGAGGCTGAACCGTCTGAATTCATCAACTTGGCACTTCCTGTTCTTCGGAAAAACGGCCTAGTTCATTTCCTCGGATTTGGAAACCGGCTCGGGTTCGACTCGGTTCCTGCCCATCTGCAG AGGTTGCGATGCAGATGCAATTTCCATGCTCTCAAGTTCGCCCCTGAAATCCAGAGACTGGGCTCTGTGCTGGTCCAGCGGCTACGGGGAGTGAGCGCGATGCAGACGGAGATGGACAAGCAGCTGTTCGGAGGCAACATGCTCGACGGCGCCaccacggccggcggcggcttgccAAGCAGGTTCGTTGCTCTGCACATGAGGTTCGAGGTGGACATGGTGGCCTACTCCCTCTGCGaattcggcggcggcgaagaggagCGGAGGGAGCTGCAGGCGTTCAGGGAAACTCATTTCCCGGCCCTCGCCACGCGCCTCCGGAACAC CACGGTGTCaccggaggagcagcgcagcCTGGGGAGGTGCCCGCTGACGCCTGAAGAAGCCGGGCTTATCCTCTCCGGGCTCGGCTACGACCACCGGACGTTCCTCTACGTGGCCGGGTCTCGGATATACGGCGGCGCGACACGGCTGCGCCCTCTCACGCGGCTGTACCCGAATCTGGTCACCAAAGATGACATCCTCTCCTCGGACGAGCTAGCTCCATTCAAAAACTTCTCTTCCCGG CTGGCAGCGCTGGACTTCATCGCGTGCGCGTCGTCGGACGTCTTCGCGGTGACGGACTCCGGCAGCCAGCTGTCGTCGCTCGTGTCGGGGTACCGCGTGTACCACGGCAGGGGCCGGGCGCCGACGCTGCACCCGAACCGGAAGCGGTACGCGCAGATCCTGTCGGAGGAAGGCGGCATCGAGTGGGGCGGGTTCCAGAAGAGGGTGAGGATCATGGTGGACGAGTACAAGCGGGTCCGGGCCCGGCCAAGGGGCCGGAGCGCCTACCGGCAGCCCAGGACGCCCGGGTGCATGTGCAGGGccagcggcgacggcagcaTCGATTTCTGA